The Dokdonia sp. 4H-3-7-5 genomic interval AGAGCAATATTATAGCAACGGATTGTATCCTATCATGTCAAAGGCGTCTCGATATGCTTTTGGCTGGCTGCCGTTTTCATTTGGTGAAATCATGTATGCTGTGCTTATTGTGCTCGCTTTGCGCGAAATTGTACTACTCATTAAAAACAAGTTTAGAGGATTTAAAACCTTTCTTCTAAAAATGCTAGCCATTACTTCTATAGTGTATGGTGCTTTTAATTTGCTTTGGGGGATGAATTATAATAGGCTTCCCTTGCACGAATCTTTAGGTATCGGTAATGAGTACACCACCGAAGAGCTAGTACAACTTACAGAGAAGCTCATTACAAATAGCAATAACCTCCACAATCAACTTGCCGAAGATGAAAATAGCCGAGTGGTTTATTGTGACAATACAGAAGGTGAAAGTACTTGTCTTCAAGAAATATTTAAGGGAACGCTTAATGGTTATGAGACGCTTAAAACTCAGTTCCCAAAGCTTAGTTACCCACCTCAGGGTATTAAGAATTCGCTATTGCGATACCCTCTGTCTATAATGGGGTATAGTGGTTATCTCAATCCTATTACTAATGAGGCGCAAATTAATGGAATGGTGCCAGCTCATCGATGGCCAGTGATTTCTTCACATGAGCAAGCACATCAGCTCGGTTTTGCAAAGGAAAATGAAGCCAACTTTATTGCTGTGATGGCAACGCTTAATAACGAGGATTTATATTTTCAATATTCAGGGAGTATTTTTGCGTTGCGCTATGCGCTCAATGATGTGTACAGCCGTGATAAGGAATTAGGAGAAGACTTGAAAGCACGTCTTAATCCAGGTATTTTAGTAAACTATCAAGACTCTAGAGATTTCTGGGATGCGATGGATAATCCGCTGGAACCACTGTTTGATCTGTTTTACAGCAATTACTTAAAGGCAAATAATCAACCAGGTGGATTAAAGAGCTATAGTTATATGGTAGCACTTTTGGTTAACTATGATCAGCGTTTTCCAGATACATTCTGATGTTAAAAGTCTCTTAAAAGTTTCCTAAACCTTAATAGAACGTTAATACGGTGGCTATCTTTAGGATCTAAACTTTCAACCTATGTTCTTTAAAAAATTACTTGTCTTTGGGCTAGTAAGCTGCTCATTTACGATGTATGGGCAAGATTATTTTCCAGCAAACGCTGGAGTCAAGTCCAAAAACCAAAATTACACGGTGTTCACAAACGCCACCATTCACACCACTCCTACAGAAACCATTAAAAATGGAACGCTTGTAGTGCAAGATGGAAAAGTGGTCTCTGTAGGCAAATCTTCATCATATGCAAAAAATGCTATTGTTATAGATCTTAATGGTAAACATGTCTATCCATCCTTTGTAGACATCTATACTAATTTTGGTATCGATAAGCCTAAGCGTGCAGGAGGATCTGGACGTGCTTCACAATATGATAACTCTCGCGAGGGAGCTTACTGGAATGATCACATCTTATCTGAGCAAGATGGATATCAAGATTTTAAATACGACTCAAAAAAAGCATCCGAATATCTTGAGGCTGGTTTTGGCGTAGTTGTAACACATCAACACGATGGTATTGCACGTGGTACAGGAGCGCTTATCGCACTTAATAATGATGGAAATACTGCAAACCGCGTGATAGAAGATCGCCTTGGTCAGTATTTCTCATTTGATAAGAGTGTAACCTCACGTCAGTCATATCCATCTTCTAAAATGGGAGCAACAGCATTACTACGCCAGTTGCAGCATGATTTAGACTGGTATGAGAAAGGAAATATAGACACTAAGGATCTTTCTTTGGAGGCGCTTTCGCGAAACAAAGGTCTTCCGCAGTTTTTTGAAGGTGATGGTTTATATGATGACCTTCGTATAGATAAACTAGGAGACCAGTTTGGTATCGACTATGT includes:
- a CDS encoding DUF3810 domain-containing protein translates to MKKHKTLLIIGLLLIPQMVLVRWLASYPQLVEQYYSNGLYPIMSKASRYAFGWLPFSFGEIMYAVLIVLALREIVLLIKNKFRGFKTFLLKMLAITSIVYGAFNLLWGMNYNRLPLHESLGIGNEYTTEELVQLTEKLITNSNNLHNQLAEDENSRVVYCDNTEGESTCLQEIFKGTLNGYETLKTQFPKLSYPPQGIKNSLLRYPLSIMGYSGYLNPITNEAQINGMVPAHRWPVISSHEQAHQLGFAKENEANFIAVMATLNNEDLYFQYSGSIFALRYALNDVYSRDKELGEDLKARLNPGILVNYQDSRDFWDAMDNPLEPLFDLFYSNYLKANNQPGGLKSYSYMVALLVNYDQRFPDTF